The genomic interval TTCTGGCCCACATATTGCAAGGCATAGGTCTGCAGGTAGTTGAAGATAAAGGCAATAAGAATTAGGGCCAGGTAGAGTAAGGCCAGGCGAACCAGACCCTTGGCCAACGCCTCCGCCTCGGCAGCGGCCAAGGGGAAGGACCGGCCGGTCAGGTACTGGTCGATGGCCATTTTGATGATGTAAGGACTGGCGATTTCCACCCCGGTGGCCACTAAGGACATCGCCAAGGCACCCAGGACCAGGAGCCAATGCTGCCGGGCATAGGCCCAAAGCTTAAGCAGAAGCCAAGGGTCCCCGGCCCGGCGTGGGCTATCGGCATCGCTAAGGATGGCCTCGGCCATAGCTCTCTCCTTCCTCCTTGGCCCCCGATCGTAAGAGGTTAGCCTCGAGGAGCTGGTGACGATAAGCTCGGTAGTACCACCCTCGCTGGCGCATCAGGGCTTGATGGTTGCCCATTTCCACTATCTTGCCGTGGGACAAGACCACGATCAAGTCGCTATTGCGCACTGCGCTCAAGCGGTGGGAAATGATCAGGGTGGTACGCCCCCGGCAAAACTGGCGTAAATTCTCGAGAATCTGCTTTTCGGTGGCGGCATCCACGGCTGACAGGCTATCGTCCAGGATGAGGATGGCGGGATCGCGGATGAGGGCCCGGGCCAGCGCCACTCGCTGGCGCTGGCCTCCCGAAAGGGCAACTCCCCGTTCTCCCACCAGAGTCTCGTAGCCGTGGCTAAAGCTGGCGATATCTTCCTCCAGGCAGGCCAGGCGGGCAACCGCTTCGATCTCTTCCCGGGAAGCGTCCGGGCGGCCAAAAGCGATATTTTCCGCCAAGGTATCCGAAAACAGGAAGCTCTCCTGGGGTACGTAACCGATGTTTTCCCGCAAGCTCCTTAAGGGTAAAGCGTGAATCTCAGCCCCATCGATGAAGATCTGACCCTCCTCCGGTTCATAGAGCCGCAGCAGCAGGTTGGCCAGGGTGGTCTTGCCGCTGCCGCTTGGGCCGACGATGGCCATGGTTTCTCCCGGCTCCACCACCAGATGAAGGTCCTTTAAGGCGGGGGGACTGCTGGCATTGCCGCCATAGCTGAAGGTCAGGCCCTTGAGTTCGATCTTCCCCATAAGCCTCCTCCCCCCTTCAGCCGGTCCAGCTGCCGGCCCCGGCTCCTCAGCCAATAAGGCGTTGATGCGCCCCAAGGAGGCGGCTCCCCGCTGGAAGATATTTATGGACCAGCCCATGGCGATCATGGGCCAAACCAATAGGGCGAGATACCCAACCAGGGCGACAAAGTCGCCCAAGGAAATAGCTTGGCCAAGCACCAGGGGCCCGCCGTAGCCTAAAGCTATCACCAGGCTTGCCCCGGAGAGGAGGTCTACGCTGGGGAAAAGCAGCCCGTGGACCTTGGCAAGATGCAAGTTTTCCTGGACGTAGCTCAGGGATAGCTCATCAAACCCTTGTGTTTCTGCCTGCTCTTGTCCGAAGGCTTTGACCAGGCGGATGCGGGTGACGTTTTGCTCTGCCCTGGCGGCTAGCTGGGCAAACACGGCCTGGACGGTGCGGAAACGCCGATGGATGCGCTGGCCCAAATATCCCACTACTGCCCCCATAGCCGGAAGCGGCAGCAGCGTCACCAAGGTGAGGCGGACATCGATAACTATTAACAGTATGGCCAAGGTGGCCGAAGTAAGTAGGAGGGCATCGATGATAAGCACGGTTCCCATCCCTAGGGCCATGCGTACCGCAGTGAGGTCGTTGGTGGCGTGGGCCATGAGATCCCCTACCGGCCGCTCATCAAAGAAGCGGGGAGGTAGGCTTTGCAGGTGTTGAAATAGCTGGCTGCGCAGCTCGGTCTCGATTAGCCGGGCAGTGCCGCTGATGTGGAGGCGCCAAAGGTAGCGAAACCCGGCAATTCCCAAGGCTACCCCTAGGATGCCTAAGGCTGACCAGGCCAGTAAAGGTGGCGCCAAGGAGCCGTTTTGATAGGCATCGCCAAGGCGGCCTAGGATCTTGGGTGGCGCTAGCTGCAGCAAATCTGCTAAGGCTAGGCTCAGGATGCCAATGAGATAGCGCTTTCGGTATTTAAGGAAAAAAGGCCAGAGGGTGCGATATTCATTCATGATTCATCTTATTCGCTTAAGAAAATGTAAAACCTTTTTGCCAATTACCAATTGGCAGGTGTAATTAGGCCGGCGTCGAATTGGTTGTGTATGCCGGCCATGTCGAAATATGTCGTAAATTGTAAGAGCAGAAATCTAAGCATTAATCTCGAATATTGAAGGGGCAAGGTCAGTGCGGAAGATGCCAGTGCAATTTCTTCAGCCAGGGATGCGGGTAGGTAGGGCCATTTACAGTGCTGATGGCCGGGTATTGCTCAATGCCGGGGTGGTACTGCGGCCCCGCTTCATCGAAGCGCTGAAAGATCTCGGCATTTCCTCCATTTATATAGAAGATAAAGACCTTGAGGGCGTAGAAATAGTGGAGGCTATCTCTGAATCCACTCGCCTGGAAGCCACCAAAATGGTTCGGGATCTAATGGAAGGCGTAAAAAACGGTTACCCGGTGATCATTGAGGCGGAGCGAGTCAACAGAGTAATCGGCAATATGATTGATGAGCTTTTGAAGCAGCACGATTTAATTGTGGACCTTGCCGATATCCGGGTGACCGATGAGTATACCTTCGGCCATTCCGTCAACGTCTGCGTTCTCTCCTTGCTCACGGGCATCACCCTGAACTACAGCCGTTCTAACCTAGAACAGCTGGGCATGGGCGCCATCCTGCATGATCTAGGCAAGACCCGAGTTCCTGAACACATCCTCAACAAGCCCGGGCCCCTAACCCCGGAGGAATTCTCTGAGATCAAGAAGCATACCATCGACGGCTTTACCCTCCTATCTGAGCAAAACTTGCCCCCAAGTACCGCCCGGGTAGCGCTGGAACATCACGAACGCTATAACGGCGGTGGTTACCCTCAGGGCCTCAAGGGAACGGAGATCCATGATTATGCGCGAGTGGTTGGAATAGCCGATGTCTATGACGCGCTAACTACCGATCGGGTGTATCGCAAGGCCTATCCTCCCAATGAAGCCTATGAGCTCATCGCCGGATCCGGCAATCACGCCTATGATTACCAGATAGTGACGGCCTTTTTGAGCAATGTAGCTGCTTATCCGGTGGGAACCTATGTTCAGCTGAATACCGGCGAGATCGGCATCGTCACTGGCACTCCCCGAAAGAAATCGCAGCGGCCCAACGTTCGCATCCTCTACGATCCTTGCGGCCAAAGGATGCGCCACCCCCATGAGGTGGCCCTGGCCGAGGAACTAAGCCTCAGCATCACCCAGGTCATCCCCCCAGAAAAACTACCGCTGCCCCAAAGCTGACCGCCGCAACCCAAGGGCCGGCCACGGTTGGCTTTGGCCCCTGATTCGCGCTCGCTGGTCACGAGCTAGCCAAGGGGATGCGAAAGTGCTAAACTAAGGGCTGGAGGGATGCAATGATGCCGACCTACGACTTCGTTTGCAATGATTGCCACCATTACTTCAGCCAATTTGTGGCTATCAAAGAGAAGGATAAAGTTCGCTGCCCCCAGTGCGATAGCGCCCACGTGAGACAGCGATTTACCGGCTTCATGTTCACCAAGAAAGGGGCTAACGGTGAGGCAGCGGCCGGCGGGGGCGGTTCCAGCTGCTCAGCTTCAAGCTGCGCTGGTTGCTCCGGTTGCTCTTAAGGAGAAGCGAGTTTACCCCACACGCCCAGCCGCGCAGCTGGGCATGAAAAACTACGTAGGATTACGGAGCG from Clostridia bacterium carries:
- a CDS encoding zinc ribbon domain-containing protein produces the protein MPTYDFVCNDCHHYFSQFVAIKEKDKVRCPQCDSAHVRQRFTGFMFTKKGANGEAAAGGGGSSCSASSCAGCSGCS
- a CDS encoding HD-GYP domain-containing protein — encoded protein: MRKMPVQFLQPGMRVGRAIYSADGRVLLNAGVVLRPRFIEALKDLGISSIYIEDKDLEGVEIVEAISESTRLEATKMVRDLMEGVKNGYPVIIEAERVNRVIGNMIDELLKQHDLIVDLADIRVTDEYTFGHSVNVCVLSLLTGITLNYSRSNLEQLGMGAILHDLGKTRVPEHILNKPGPLTPEEFSEIKKHTIDGFTLLSEQNLPPSTARVALEHHERYNGGGYPQGLKGTEIHDYARVVGIADVYDALTTDRVYRKAYPPNEAYELIAGSGNHAYDYQIVTAFLSNVAAYPVGTYVQLNTGEIGIVTGTPRKKSQRPNVRILYDPCGQRMRHPHEVALAEELSLSITQVIPPEKLPLPQS
- a CDS encoding ABC transporter ATP-binding protein; amino-acid sequence: MNEYRTLWPFFLKYRKRYLIGILSLALADLLQLAPPKILGRLGDAYQNGSLAPPLLAWSALGILGVALGIAGFRYLWRLHISGTARLIETELRSQLFQHLQSLPPRFFDERPVGDLMAHATNDLTAVRMALGMGTVLIIDALLLTSATLAILLIVIDVRLTLVTLLPLPAMGAVVGYLGQRIHRRFRTVQAVFAQLAARAEQNVTRIRLVKAFGQEQAETQGFDELSLSYVQENLHLAKVHGLLFPSVDLLSGASLVIALGYGGPLVLGQAISLGDFVALVGYLALLVWPMIAMGWSINIFQRGAASLGRINALLAEEPGPAAGPAEGGRRLMGKIELKGLTFSYGGNASSPPALKDLHLVVEPGETMAIVGPSGSGKTTLANLLLRLYEPEEGQIFIDGAEIHALPLRSLRENIGYVPQESFLFSDTLAENIAFGRPDASREEIEAVARLACLEEDIASFSHGYETLVGERGVALSGGQRQRVALARALIRDPAILILDDSLSAVDAATEKQILENLRQFCRGRTTLIISHRLSAVRNSDLIVVLSHGKIVEMGNHQALMRQRGWYYRAYRHQLLEANLLRSGAKEEGESYGRGHP